One stretch of Planctomycetia bacterium DNA includes these proteins:
- a CDS encoding type II toxin-antitoxin system VapC family toxin, whose protein sequence is MTSLLLDTHAFLWFVWNHPRLSGVAKSLIEEPRNLKLISLAACWEIAIKSGSGKLQLGEPCEIFLPREIARNNFKLLTIDLTHVVDVETLPRHHGDPFDRLLVAQSLREELTLLSADPIFDRYGVTRVW, encoded by the coding sequence GTGACGAGCTTATTGCTCGATACTCACGCTTTTCTTTGGTTCGTATGGAACCATCCTCGCCTCAGCGGCGTTGCCAAATCGCTTATCGAAGAGCCTCGCAATCTCAAACTGATCAGCCTGGCCGCTTGCTGGGAAATCGCGATCAAGAGCGGATCGGGCAAGCTGCAACTCGGGGAACCATGCGAGATTTTTCTACCGCGTGAGATCGCTCGGAATAACTTTAAGCTGTTGACCATCGATCTAACGCACGTCGTCGATGTCGAAACTCTGCCGCGACATCACGGCGATCCTTTCGATCGGCTCTTGGTTGCTCAGTCGCTCCGGGAAGAGTTGACGCTTCTCAGCGCCGACCCGATCTTCGACCGATATGGCGTAACACGAGTTTGGTAA